The following proteins are encoded in a genomic region of Candidatus Methylospira mobilis:
- a CDS encoding phosphoglycolate phosphatase, whose product MNLLKRAPDGRLSYHPKLIAFDLDGTLVDTAPDLVWAIERMLEETGRAPAGFDRARGWIGNGVPMLVKRALTGQMQPENTPEDYDSALARFKSLYTEHVFHLSRLYPGALKGLQQIRADGYITACLTNKHADFTMPLLERAGIARYFDFIGCGNQYEKQKPHPEPLLKTAERFSVTPAECLMVGDSENDVKAARAAGYAIACVPYGYRSCEKPEELSADFLVASLTDLARLLHEDSQ is encoded by the coding sequence ATGAACTTGCTAAAGCGCGCGCCTGACGGGCGACTGAGTTATCACCCCAAACTGATCGCGTTCGACCTCGATGGAACGCTGGTGGACACCGCGCCCGATCTGGTTTGGGCTATAGAACGCATGCTGGAAGAAACCGGACGCGCCCCGGCCGGTTTCGATAGGGCGCGCGGCTGGATCGGCAATGGCGTACCGATGCTGGTCAAACGCGCGCTGACCGGGCAAATGCAGCCGGAAAACACGCCTGAAGACTATGACAGCGCGCTCGCGCGCTTCAAATCGCTCTATACGGAACATGTTTTCCATCTCAGCCGTCTTTATCCAGGCGCATTGAAAGGCTTGCAGCAAATCAGGGCCGATGGTTACATCACCGCCTGTCTGACCAACAAGCATGCGGACTTCACCATGCCGCTGCTGGAACGTGCGGGCATAGCCCGGTATTTTGATTTTATCGGCTGCGGCAACCAGTACGAGAAACAGAAACCGCACCCCGAGCCCTTGCTGAAAACTGCCGAGCGCTTTTCAGTGACGCCAGCGGAGTGCCTGATGGTCGGCGACTCCGAGAACGATGTGAAAGCCGCACGCGCTGCCGGTTACGCCATAGCTTGCGTACCCTATGGGTATCGCAGTTGTGAAAAACCGGAAGAGTTGTCGGCGGATTTTCTGGTCGCATCTCTGACTGATCTGGCTAGGCTGCTCCATGAAGATTCTCAATAA
- the rpe gene encoding ribulose-phosphate 3-epimerase: MKDNWIAPSILSADFARLGEEVQQALKSGADVVHFDVMDNHYVPNLTIGPLVCEALRKHGVTAPIDVHLMIKPVDRIIPDFAKAGASYITFHPEASDHVDRSLQLIRDNGCKSGLVFNPGTPLNYLDYAMDKIDMILLMSVNPGFGGQSFIPYVIDKIHEVRQRIDASGRDIRLEIDGGVKVDNIREIAAAGCDTFVAGSAVFGAGKDSDPNRYDSIIKALRDELAKARA, translated from the coding sequence ATGAAAGATAACTGGATAGCTCCCTCTATATTGTCTGCCGATTTCGCCCGTCTTGGCGAGGAAGTCCAACAAGCGCTTAAATCCGGGGCAGATGTCGTACACTTCGACGTCATGGACAATCATTATGTCCCGAACCTGACCATCGGCCCGCTGGTATGCGAGGCGTTGCGCAAGCATGGCGTCACCGCGCCGATCGACGTTCATCTGATGATCAAGCCGGTCGACCGCATCATTCCCGACTTTGCCAAGGCGGGCGCCAGCTATATCACTTTCCATCCGGAAGCATCCGATCATGTCGATCGCAGCCTGCAACTGATACGCGATAACGGCTGCAAGTCGGGACTGGTATTCAACCCCGGCACGCCGCTTAATTACCTCGACTATGCGATGGACAAAATCGACATGATCCTGTTGATGTCGGTGAATCCCGGTTTCGGCGGTCAGTCCTTCATTCCTTACGTGATCGACAAGATACACGAAGTGCGTCAGCGCATCGACGCCAGCGGACGCGACATCCGCCTGGAAATCGACGGCGGCGTCAAAGTCGATAACATCCGCGAAATCGCCGCAGCCGGCTGCGATACCTTTGTCGCCGGCTCGGCGGTATTCGGCGCAGGCAAAGACAGCGACCCGAACCGCTACGACAGCATTATCAAAGCGCTAAGAGATGAACTTGCTAAAGCGCGCGCCTGA
- the gcvA gene encoding transcriptional regulator GcvA, with amino-acid sequence MISHLPPLNALRAFESAARHLSFKKAAEELHVTPAAISHQIKALEDNLDIRLFHRGSRTLALTPVGQVALGKLHAGFNQLAEAVEDMRSYDNDPIFTVSVTPSFANKWLMPRLHRFVAKHPDIEVRITASTKLVDNKSMTLLQDKELVDVELGSIDIAIRFGSGQFPGFRVEKLFPATVLPLCSPKLMEDTHPLRNPSDLVHHTLLHVDPIYRFEHQSYWEIWLEAAGLQGKIDPVRGMHFNHAYLALEAAIDGLGVALTQSILAASDIATGRLVAPFRQELSMDFTYYLIYTEATAQRPSLIAFRQWLFDEIRSMKALRPVS; translated from the coding sequence ATGATCAGTCATTTACCGCCATTAAACGCGCTGCGTGCTTTCGAATCGGCTGCCAGACATCTGAGTTTCAAAAAAGCAGCGGAAGAGCTTCACGTCACTCCAGCCGCGATCAGCCATCAAATCAAGGCGCTCGAAGACAACCTTGATATTCGGCTGTTCCATCGCGGCAGCCGCACGCTGGCATTGACGCCGGTAGGTCAGGTTGCTCTGGGGAAACTACATGCCGGTTTTAATCAACTAGCCGAAGCAGTCGAAGACATGCGCTCTTACGACAATGACCCGATCTTCACCGTCAGCGTGACGCCGTCATTCGCCAACAAATGGCTGATGCCGCGGCTGCATCGTTTTGTCGCCAAACATCCGGATATCGAAGTCAGAATTACGGCCAGCACGAAACTGGTCGATAACAAAAGCATGACGCTTTTACAGGACAAGGAACTGGTCGATGTCGAACTCGGCAGTATCGACATAGCCATCCGGTTCGGTTCGGGACAGTTTCCGGGGTTCCGGGTAGAAAAGCTTTTTCCCGCTACCGTGCTCCCTCTATGCAGCCCGAAACTGATGGAGGACACGCATCCGTTGCGTAATCCTTCGGATTTGGTTCATCATACGTTGCTGCATGTCGATCCCATTTATCGGTTCGAGCACCAGTCGTATTGGGAAATATGGCTGGAAGCCGCAGGCTTGCAAGGAAAAATCGATCCTGTCCGCGGCATGCATTTCAATCACGCTTATCTGGCATTGGAAGCAGCCATAGACGGACTTGGCGTAGCGCTGACCCAATCCATACTGGCAGCCTCCGATATTGCTACGGGCCGGCTCGTTGCCCCATTCCGGCAAGAGCTATCCATGGATTTTACCTATTACTTGATTTATACGGAAGCAACCGCTCAGCGGCCAAGTCTGATTGCTTTCCGTCAATGGCTGTTCGACGAAATCAGGAGCATGAAAGCGCTCAGGCCGGTTAGTTGA
- a CDS encoding retropepsin-like aspartic protease, which translates to MKRLILMIACVLPFGLGFAGEADKHIAMRQSDAGTFYVPVHLKGGSSTDFLIDTGSSHTVINENTLAVLKENGAAKYAYDIKGVMADGSIKMVSVYLIQSIDIGHHCILNNVEAAVFPGESRQILGLSTLSKTSSFMFTMSPPSLLLSNCQGNISADNAPTKVSALQ; encoded by the coding sequence ATGAAGCGGCTTATTCTGATGATTGCCTGTGTTTTGCCTTTTGGACTCGGTTTTGCAGGCGAGGCGGATAAGCATATTGCCATGCGACAAAGCGATGCAGGCACCTTTTACGTTCCAGTCCATCTCAAAGGCGGGAGCAGTACGGATTTTCTCATCGACACCGGTTCCAGCCATACGGTTATTAATGAAAATACCCTAGCCGTTCTGAAAGAAAACGGAGCCGCAAAATACGCATACGATATCAAAGGCGTCATGGCTGACGGCAGCATCAAAATGGTTTCCGTTTATTTGATTCAATCCATCGATATTGGTCATCATTGCATACTCAATAATGTAGAAGCTGCTGTATTCCCTGGAGAAAGCCGTCAAATACTCGGCCTTAGCACTTTGAGCAAGACCTCGTCCTTCATGTTCACCATGTCTCCTCCTTCCTTGCTGTTAAGCAACTGTCAGGGCAATATCAGTGCGGACAACGCGCCAACAAAAGTCAGCGCGCTGCAATAA
- a CDS encoding alpha/beta hydrolase, whose protein sequence is MTDKLLPCIEIEPKTPATASVIWLHGLGADGHDFEPVAKQLALPSDYAVRFIFPHAPRQPVTINGGYVMPAWYDIVAMDIDGARDPVGIGKSVDAIGRFVARERARGIAANLIILAGFSQGGVIALETAFASAEPLGGVMVLSSYLSDPDAVPVSPTRLPVFIAHGTDDTVVPYRLGIAARKKLTEQGYDVDWHEYAMQHSVCAHEIGDIRQWLLELLEE, encoded by the coding sequence ATGACCGACAAATTACTCCCCTGCATAGAAATAGAACCCAAAACACCGGCTACGGCCTCGGTCATCTGGCTGCATGGACTGGGAGCGGACGGTCACGATTTCGAGCCGGTCGCCAAACAGCTGGCGTTGCCCTCCGATTACGCGGTGCGCTTCATTTTTCCGCACGCGCCCAGGCAGCCGGTAACGATCAACGGCGGTTACGTCATGCCGGCCTGGTACGACATCGTAGCCATGGACATCGACGGCGCGCGCGATCCCGTCGGCATCGGAAAGTCCGTGGACGCCATCGGCCGGTTTGTCGCGCGCGAACGCGCGCGCGGCATCGCCGCCAACCTCATCATTCTGGCGGGATTCTCCCAGGGCGGCGTCATCGCGCTGGAAACGGCGTTTGCCAGCGCAGAACCGCTGGGCGGCGTCATGGTGCTGTCTTCCTACCTTTCCGATCCGGACGCGGTGCCGGTTTCCCCGACCCGCCTGCCCGTCTTCATTGCGCACGGTACGGACGATACCGTGGTGCCGTATCGCCTTGGGATTGCGGCCAGAAAAAAGCTTACGGAACAAGGCTATGATGTAGATTGGCACGAATATGCGATGCAGCATTCGGTATGCGCCCATGAAATCGGCGATATCAGACAGTGGTTGCTGGAACTATTGGAGGAATAG
- a CDS encoding KGGVGR-motif variant AAA ATPase — MNVLRFNEALQQAARIALESGLPSQWPVRLVRDIYGRIRFAVNCTLQEYPDDARRRLESALAGFGAYATKGEVMFRDDFANPDAIFNSPDWHETTIPAGFNSDDAQQPDWVISVLDRQIIGQDWLKPLPSQAQHPQRIVFYGLKGGVGRSTALAMAAYGLARAGKRVLLVDFDLESPGLSGLLLPIARVAEFGLVDWFVEDAVGQGEALLQNLVSSSPLAETTTGAIRIAAAMGQSETAYLSKLARIYADIPRAGGAERFPARMQQVLTLLEAQEQPDVVLIDSRAGLHDIAAISITRLADIALLFAGDSAQNWQGYQQLFAHWQHRPDVCRQVRERLAIVQALAPKHNREARAKSFLEQSYELFSNTLYDEIAPPKSRETFLSAEATDRFNPPMEDESAPHFPIRVDWDEVFQEFNPLVRPEHGGVSYAEIDAKFGALIAWITSRVNGG; from the coding sequence ATGAACGTACTTCGATTCAACGAAGCGTTGCAACAGGCCGCGCGAATCGCGCTGGAATCGGGGTTGCCCTCCCAATGGCCGGTACGTTTGGTGCGCGATATTTATGGTCGCATACGTTTTGCAGTGAACTGTACTCTGCAAGAGTACCCTGACGACGCACGCCGGCGTCTTGAATCCGCTCTTGCCGGTTTCGGCGCCTATGCAACCAAAGGCGAAGTCATGTTCCGGGATGACTTCGCCAACCCCGATGCGATATTCAACAGCCCGGACTGGCACGAAACCACGATTCCAGCCGGGTTCAATAGCGACGATGCGCAGCAACCCGACTGGGTCATTTCCGTTCTTGATCGGCAAATTATCGGGCAAGACTGGCTTAAACCGCTCCCGTCACAGGCGCAACATCCTCAGCGTATTGTGTTTTATGGTTTGAAAGGCGGCGTGGGCCGCTCTACTGCGTTGGCGATGGCGGCTTACGGCTTGGCGCGAGCGGGAAAACGCGTACTGTTGGTTGACTTCGATCTGGAATCGCCGGGTCTTTCCGGCCTGCTGTTACCGATAGCGCGTGTTGCCGAATTTGGGTTAGTGGACTGGTTTGTTGAAGACGCCGTTGGACAAGGCGAAGCCTTGCTGCAAAATCTGGTTTCGTCCAGCCCGTTGGCGGAAACCACAACTGGCGCCATTCGTATAGCAGCCGCCATGGGGCAGAGTGAAACCGCCTACCTGTCCAAATTGGCGCGCATCTATGCCGATATTCCAAGGGCTGGCGGGGCTGAACGGTTCCCCGCACGCATGCAACAGGTGTTAACGCTGCTGGAGGCGCAGGAACAGCCGGATGTGGTGCTGATAGACAGCAGAGCGGGTTTACACGATATCGCGGCTATTTCCATTACCCGTCTGGCGGATATCGCACTCCTGTTTGCTGGCGATAGCGCCCAGAACTGGCAAGGCTATCAGCAATTATTCGCACATTGGCAGCATCGCCCCGATGTGTGCCGCCAGGTACGGGAACGTCTTGCCATTGTGCAGGCGCTCGCCCCCAAACATAACCGGGAAGCCCGCGCAAAGTCCTTTCTGGAACAGTCATACGAGCTGTTTTCGAATACGTTATACGATGAAATTGCCCCGCCCAAAAGCAGGGAGACGTTTCTTTCCGCAGAAGCGACAGACCGCTTCAACCCGCCCATGGAAGACGAATCTGCGCCTCATTTTCCAATCCGCGTCGATTGGGACGAGGTGTTTCAGGAATTCAATCCCCTGGTGCGCCCGGAGCATGGCGGCGTCAGCTATGCCGAAATTGATGCCAAGTTCGGTGCATTGATCGCGTGGATTACATCCCGAGTGAATGGAGGCTGA